The following nucleotide sequence is from Xiphophorus maculatus strain JP 163 A chromosome 22, X_maculatus-5.0-male, whole genome shotgun sequence.
tcTTACTGAGACAGAATCgtcacaaatagaaaaaaataagggCTTGAAATATTCCACTGCATGTGTAATAGATCTATGTAATAGATGGGTTtcagtttttgcaaaaatattaaactttatggcaatatttgattatttttgtacatGACACCTAGTCAGCATGGCGCTGCGCCGCGCGGTGACCCTCCTACCTGTGCATCATGTCCTGCACTCCCTGCTTGATCTTGGCGAAGGTGGCCGTCTCTGAGCGGTTGTACAGCATGGCGACCACAGTGTCCATGCTGCGGAACAACTCTGCCAGGATCTTGTACTGGTAAGGCAGAGACAGGCCAGGGGGCGTGGCCTGGGCCAGGGTGTGGTACCGCTGGTACGCCGGCTGCTCCGCCCCGCTTTCAGGAGcgaagacagaaaaaacatctgATGAAGCAACATGTTCTGGAGCTGGGGCTCATGGTGTTCTCTGCTGCGTCAACTAACCTGTCTGGAGCTGGAGGCGGAGCCAGAGCTGGAGGCGGAGCCTGGCTCAGCTTGACTTCGCCtgcttccttctcctccttcctcctctgggCCTTAGCGGCCAGCTCTCTGGCCCGGGCCACAGTGAAGCTGGAGGCCCTGGTCTCTGAAGTGGGTGCGGCTTTGGTCCCAGATCCAGGTTGGTCCCTTGGCCCTGATGTGGAGGGGGCCCTGGCCCCTGAGGCGAGTACGGCCTTGGTCCCAGACGCAGGTTGGTCCCTTGGCCTTGATGTGGAGGGGGCCCTGGCCCCTGAGGCGAGTACGGCCTTGGTCCCAGATGCAGGTTGGTCCCTTGGCCCTGATGTGGAGGGGGCCCTGGCCCCTGAGGCGAGTACGGCCTTGGTCCCAGATGCAGGTTGGTCCCTTGGCCCTGATGTGGAGGGGGCCCTGGCCCCTGAGGCGAGTACGGCCTTGGTCCCAGACACAGGTTGGTCCCTTGGCCCTGATGTGGAGGGGGCCCTGGCCCCTGAGGCGAGTACGGCCTTGGTCCCAGACGCAGGTTGGTCCCTTGGCCCTGAGGTTGTGGGGGCCCCGGCTGCATGGCTAGAAGCTGCTGGAGAGGTGGAGGTGGCGATGTTCTCCGCCTGCTGCCTGATCGTCTGGAGGCGAGACCTGAGCGCTGTGATGTCATCCTTACAGAAAGCCTGGTGGACAGGGTGAGGTCAGGTCAAGGTCATATACTTCATCCCTGAATTATTCACACCCCTGTCTGTGATCAACATGCTCACATTAACAAGCATGTTGTTAATGAATCAtcaaaacaagcagaaagcTGATCAGCAAGAAATATTTGGACAAACTTCAtagttttgtttccttctttatgtacaataatgataataataatattgcgGGGTAATGCTGGTGAAAGCGTCAGGAGTTCATCCTGCGAATCGGCGGGTTGCTGCCTCGATCCCCCCTCCACCCTCCTCTGTCATCGTGTCCTTGGATAAAACACTTCAGTCACTGCTGGGGGCCAGAGGGGCCGGTGGCACTCATAGAAGCAAGGCTGCTGTTAGACTGCCTCAGgacagctgtggctactatccagtagcttgccaccatgcgtgagtgtgtgtgtgaagcgcTCTGGACTTAATAAAGCGCTATACAATTACAAAACCATTAACCATTATAACATCAAGCTTTTAGTATATTGTAGAAACAAACCAGGGctataatttataaataatctaACGTGGAACAAAAACAGTCACTAATTTCTCCCTTGGATCCgtttcatttttgtcttctcAATTTTTCTTCAACAAAGTTAATGTGTTGTGATTCTAATGTTATTAGAATCAATGCTGTTTCAGCTTCAGTCACACTGAGACAGGATCCCAGTGGATCTTCTAGATCACAGCTCTGAAACCTGCAGCTCTGGTCTGGATCCCTGAAGACgttgaaacatgaaatattgACCTGTTATTACTGGTTCTAGAAGCCTCTGCTCTGGagcattattaatatttctccCGCTTATTTGAAGGCAAATTAAAAAGCTGAAAGCAGAATGAACTGTGAGAACTTTGACTGACTGCAGGGACTGATCAGGTTGATTtggattgaaaaaaaacattattaatttgAATAAGATTTAAATGTTCTGCAATCACACCCAGAATGAATGGAGAACCGGTGTGTTCTCTCCCTTTCCCCCTCACCTGTGTTGTGTCCTCGGGCAGGACGAGCTTCTTCCTGGCTGTCCCCCTTGTTGTTTTCTCAGTCGTGTTCGCCTCAGCCTCTCTGGCCCTTCCGGCTTGCCGTCTCCTTTTGACCGAGGAGTGCTCGGCCGCGGCTGAGAACACTGCGGCTCCGAGGTCGAACTCTGCCTCGGCCGAGCTCCTTTTGGGAGTCCGGGGACTGGCCGGGTCCGTGTCCGGTCTGCTGGAGGCGGACTGCCGGTCATTACTCAGCCCCGCCGCCTCGTCTACAACCCGGACAAACTCCTCACGGACCGGGGAGCAGCAGAGAGCGGACTCTTTGTTTCCCTGGTGGAAGCCGCTGGCCGAGGAGCCTCTCACCCTTCCTTTGCGCCGATGTCCCGGGGCCCTCGCTGCTCCGCTCTTCCGCTGACAGAAGAACTCGGTGACCTGAGCCTGAGACATGTTGCTGTCGccgctgcagaaccagaacccgcaAACAGCACCGCGCCGTGTATTATAGGCTGCGAGTGGAATTTTCGCGCGAAATCAGTAAAAGCCACGCCCCCATTCCTGCCCGCCTCTTGACGCATGCGCACACTGTGCTACTTTACACTTGGAACATATGAGCGTCAGTGTGGAAGTGACACGATACACAAAAATGAATAACTAAACCAGTTGGAATGtcatcaaattcaaattcacttccaattcaaaaatgctttattgatcacaaaaagaaattttacggaagaggattagggccaccgaaaaaaagagaaaagaattctgactttaaagtcaaaattctgagtcaaaattcttttttttgtttgtttcggtggccctaatcctcttccgtaaaattaaatgctgct
It contains:
- the cdt1 gene encoding DNA replication factor Cdt1 translates to MSQAQVTEFFCQRKSGAARAPGHRRKGRVRGSSASGFHQGNKESALCCSPVREEFVRVVDEAAGLSNDRQSASSRPDTDPASPRTPKRSSAEAEFDLGAAVFSAAAEHSSVKRRRQAGRAREAEANTTEKTTRGTARKKLVLPEDTTQAFCKDDITALRSRLQTIRQQAENIATSTSPAASSHAAGAPTTSGPRDQPASGTKAVLASGARAPSTSGPRDQPVSGTKAVLASGARAPSTSGPRDQPASGTKAVLASGARAPSTSGPRDQPASGTKAVLASGARAPSTSRPRDQPASGTKAVLASGARAPSTSGPRDQPGSGTKAAPTSETRASSFTVARARELAAKAQRRKEEKEAGEVKLSQAPPPALAPPPAPDSGAEQPAYQRYHTLAQATPPGLSLPYQYKILAELFRSMDTVVAMLYNRSETATFAKIKQGVQDMMHRRFEESHVGQIKTVFPAAFSFRQQKNIPTFNSNVSRGSYQLTVEPVLSSDRNEARPVLSASRLLERRRVFHQNLISVVKQHHKAFLSSLVPPVSVPEDKLTRWHPRFNVDAVPAVQVGSLPPPPHTENVSTAQEVLEKARSLITPKMEKALVSLTQNAGDADGTKPVGSQNPAAAQPAVPPAGLVPSSLKGVSQSLLDRIRAKEAQKLQAAMTRNPAQEERLLMLTRLGELARILRNVFVAEKKAALVMEVACNRMAASYRSALSLGEMEKHIRLLAEVAPDWLSIHPIRKDFYLKLNKMVELNVILDKLNHRLREEERL